The Dermochelys coriacea isolate rDerCor1 chromosome 13, rDerCor1.pri.v4, whole genome shotgun sequence genome includes the window CCACTGATATGAATGGAGCAAGAGGTTTGCAAATGAGTTCCAAGGCTGTTGGTAAATACATTTTACACATGGAGACTTGTCCACTGGCAGCTGGTCTGAGACCCACTGTATGCATTTCACACGAGACACCAGACAGCCACCAGATGGTAACAAACTGGAGTCACTACTGCCAGGGGATAGAATTGAACTGGAGATTTAGAAATTCAAAGTGGAAAGAGCTGATTTCTCTGTAGGATTCTGCCCTTGGCTTTCTGGAGACCACAAACAGCATGGCAAGGGCTCTGTGAATGTCCCTACACCCAGTCCCTGCCAATCTGCCTCAACTCTGTCCTTAAGAAGTCACTATAGGGCTGAGAGGAGAGTTAAGAACTACCCATGGTCCAGTGAGTTCTCAGCTCTAtcctgagactgccaacaaggaaGGGCAACTAGTTCCCAGCATGATGGTTTGGTCATGATGAAGTGGACATAGTCTCCCATTACAACCTAGTAAGACCTCACACCAGTTCCAACAAGAGTTATGCTGTTTATTTCATTAACAGCAATTGCTAAAAGCTTTTGGCTTACAATCAATTACATTTGTACTTGAAATCTATAAATACAAATGATGCATCCTTATCACACGTATTTGTACCTGAGGAACTTAGGTAAATTGTCCAGGCTCTAAGGGCTCAGGCCTTTATTGCAACAAGTACAGCTTAACAGTGATGAAGAATATGTTTACAGGAAATGCTTGGAGAACGGACAGTAAACCAATATTCTTCACCTTGATCAACACGTACAATTGGCCTTGCAATCTGGACTAGGCCATCTctgaattgaatgtttttttctgcGTTGCTGAGTTGATTTAATTGATCAAAGTGTTTACAAACAGAATGCAATTACTAATTCTCCTGGGCACCCATATTCAGAGACAACCCTGGGGAATTTATCCCAGCAGTCACTGAACAATACAGAAAGGATCAACATCTGAGATCCTCtagcagagaagaaaaggagtacttgtggcacctttagagactaacaaatttatttgagcataagctttcgtgagctacagctcacttcatcggatgcattcaatgaagtgagctgtagctcacgaaagcttatgctcaaataaatttgttagtctctaaaggtgccacaagtactccttttctttttgtgaatacagactaacacggctgctactctgaaatttagcaGAGAAGCTTCTCTTCTGTTGGTAAATGGGTTTCAGAAACGATGCAGTGGATCACAAGTGGGAAGGTAAATACAAGACAGTCTAGGGCATTTTCCTTTGTTACTGTTATGGCCCCAAGTTCATTTTCTGGAGCCATCAACACCTAAATTGTCtccagaattctctctctctctctctctcgctctctttctctcacacacacatctaATCACTCACTCTAACTTACTCTTATGTATCTAACCTACAGAATTGTCCCTCATTTTCTCTTGGTCTTATCAAAGATACTATGCATCATGTCATGCTGTCAAGGTAACTCTGGATTGTTGGTTGTTGGTTTGGCTAGTGCTTTTCCTCTCAGCACTCTGGGATCTCATTCTCACTAACAGAATGGCACTGTATGAGGCAGGGAAGTGGGGACAAATGTGGGGGTGCTCTTAAACATTATTCACAGGGTTGAAGGCTGTCACAGCAGGAAAGAAGTCAGAGCCAAAGTTCTTTTCCCATTTCTTTgtgacttttttgtgtgtgtccgtGACTCACCCAGCAGTGGGGGGTCCTGCAACTCCAGTCCCTCTGGGTGGGGCTCAGCTCCCCCCTCCAGGCATTGTGACCAAGTGCGTGGGGTCGCAGCACCTCTCAGGtgtggcctggctgcccctctggaGCAGACACAGCAGCTGCCGATGTTCCTGAGGCAAGTGTGGGGCAGGGTGTCAGAATCGCCAGTCAGCCCTCTGAGGCAGGAGCTGAAACAGGCTGGGAAAGGGGCTGGCTAGCATAGAAACAGGtacagagcaggagcaggaggtAGGGCCGGCTGATGCAGACCTTtcctctgcacagggctggggtctGGGCTGTGGTGCCAGGCACTGCTCCGGGTGCTCAGTGCCACCTCCCGGACTGCTACTTAATCCCTGGCTTTTAACAAACTTACCATGACTGCTGCCCTGTGATTCTGGATAAAAAATACCATGACAAATCTGCAGCCCTAATTATTAATAGTGTGCCTGGCTGTGCCACAGGTGAGGTTTGTCTGTTCCCAAGAATGGATCGGATGTTTCACTCTGGGGGCCTGTCTGCCCACGTAGCCACAGAGGGTACAGCTACCGAGCAAATAATCCCCCCtggcaccgagtctcagagcctgggacaTCTGACTGGGTAATGCAGGGCTCACACTAAGAGGGGGAATAGGACAATATAGACTTTATTGGGCTGTACCCTCGCACCCACTCTGGGTTTCCGAGCCTGGGTCCCTGCCGGAGTGGGAACTTCTACACTGATGTTTTTAATCCTGCAACGTGAGCTCTGTCATCCCGAATCAGTGGACCCAGGCTCTGACGCTCGGTGCTGCAGGCTTTTTATGTGTGTTGAGTTACTCGGAGAGAGGAAACCATTTCCGAGAGCTGCCTAGAAGCTTCCACTTTAGGACCATGAAAAGAGAAGTCCAGAGCCTGTGGCTTTAATGGCTCCTGCCAATTCTTGTGGGGAGCACCCAAACCAGTTTCAGCAAACCCAAACCAGTTTCaatattttcagccaaaaattgagaaaaaattagcatttttttTGTGTAAAGCCTCTGGAAATTAGTAGCCCCCATCCCcgtgaaaaatcaaaacaattacaGGAAAGCAGATACTTCCcatgaatattttcattgtttttgaaaacccagattttcattattttttttaaagggtcagTGAACATTTTTCAACCAGTCCTACCCATAATGTACTAATAAGTCTAGTGATATTTGCTAATGGGTAAAGGAATATAATGGGGCAGAACCCCAGCTCacgtaaatcagtgtagctctgttgAATTTGATGGATCAGATCCATAGCTGGTGTAAATGCAGCTACACTGGTCCTGGCTCCATTTGTGAGTCTGCTGGGTTTTCTGTTGTACATGTATCTACTTGAACATCTCTGTACTTGTGTGTTTCTATTTGAGTCTCTGTATGGAGAATGTGTTTGAgcggaattttttttttgtgactaAAAGGGCTTCACTGAGAATATGGGTTTTGTGTAGATGTCACTCTCTAGgtttgttgtgtgtgtatatgtgtatttttatgtattttgtgCTTGCATCTGTGTGGATACAATGGAATAAATTCTGTTCTCAACTGCACTAGGTATCTTGATAATTTGtttcagtgtaaatgaaaattatGCAACGTAAATAGAAATTTGTGGCCTGACCAGttgcacaacaacaacaaaaaattaacaagGAAGTGCACATTTTGTAAACAGATACACACCAAAGTACACACATTGTCAAATGAAACATAATTTTCCATTAACCCTACACAACAAACACTGCACCCACAGTAATAATACAATCACACAAAAATTTACAAACACACAAACCCTACTCAAGTATACATGGTACACTGaacttttaatgacaggtttcagagtagcagccgtgttagtctgtattcgcaaaaagaaaagcagtacttgtggcaccttagagactaacaaatttattagagcataagctttcgtgagctacagctcacttcatcggatgcatttggtggaaaaaacagaggagagatttatatacacacacagagaacatgaaacaatgggtttatcatacacactgtaaggagagtgatcacttaagataagccatcaccagtagcaggggggggaaggaggaaaacctttcatggtgacaagcaaggtaggctaattccagcagttaacaagaatatcagaggaacagtggggggtggggtggggggggagaaataacatggggaaatagttttactttgtgtaatgactcatccattcccagtctctattcaagcctaagttaattgtatccagtttgcaaattaattccaattcagcagtctctcgttggagtctgtttttgaagcttttttgttgaaggatagccactcttaggtctgtaatcgagtgaccagagagattgaagtgttctccaactggtttttgaatgttataattcttgacgtctgatttgtgtccattcattcttttacgtagagactgtccagtttgaccaatgtacatggcagaagggcattgctggcacatgatggcatctatcacattggtagatgcgcaggtgaacgagcctctgatagtgtggctgatgtgattaggccctatgatggtatcccctgaatagatatgtggacagagttggcaacgggctttgttgcaaggataggttcctgggttagtggttctgttgtgtggtgtgtggttgctgatgagtatttgcttcagattgggggctgtctgtaagcaaggactggcctgtctcccaagatctgtgagagtgatgggtcgtccttcaggataggttgtagatccttgatgatgcgttggagaggttttagttgggggctgaaggtgatggctagtggcgttctgttattttctttgttgggcctgtcttgtagtatggctgacttagaacaacgcttcctcagctctcgtcccctaatgcccctactctacttgcgctaaattgatgacatcttcatcatctggacccatggaaaagaagcccttgaggaattccaccaggatttcaacaatttccatcccaccatcaacctcagtctggaccagtccacacaagagatccacttcctggacactccagtgctaataagcgatggtcacataaacaccaccctatatcggaaacctactgaccgctattcctacctacatgcctctagctttcatccggatcataccactcaatccattgtctacagccaagctctacgatataaccgcatttgctccaacccctcagacaaacacctacaagatctctatcatgcattcctacaactacaatacccacctgctgaagtgaagaaacagattgacagagccagaagagtacccagaagtcacctactacaggacaggcccaacaaagaaaataacagaacgccactagcatcaccttcagcccccaactaaaacctctccaacgcatcatcaaggatctacaacctatcctgaaggacgacccatcactctcacagatcttgggagacaggccagtccttgcttacagacagccccccaacctaaagcaaatactcaccagcaaccacacaccacacaacagaaccactaacccaggaacctatccttgcaacaaagcccattgccaactccatccacatatctattcaggggataccatcatagggcctaatcacatcagccacactatcagaggctcgttcacctgcacatctaccaatgtgatagatgccatcatgtaccagcaatgcccctctgccatgtacattggtcaaactggacagtctctacgtaaaagaataaatggacacaaatcagatgtcaagaattataacattcaaaaaccagttggagaatacttcaatctctctggtcactctattacagacttaagagtggctattcttcaacaaaaaaagtcaaaaacagactccaacgagagactgttgaattggaattaatttgcaaactggatacaattaatttaggcttgaatagagactgggagtggatgggtcattacacaaagtaaaactatttccccatgttatccccccccaatccccactgttcctcagacgttcttgtcaactgctggaaatggcccaccttgattatcactacaaaaggttttcttcctccccctccccgctctcctgctggtaatagctcatcttaagtgatcactctccttacagtgtgtatggtaacacccattgtttcatgttctctgtgtatataaatctctccactgtattttccattgaatgcgtccgatgaagtgagctgtagttcacgaaagcttatgctcaaataaatttgttagtctctaaggtgccacaagtactccttttcttttaatttttttagttcctacctttgctatttattttttctctctgttccttttctatttgttttatttctcccctttccattttcctcttttctaatttattttctttttctcttaattttgttcttcacttttttgctttatttttccttctttcttttttttctctttcttcagtTCTCTCCTTTCATTTTCACCCTCTCATATCCTTTACTTTTTTCTCTATTCCTGTTTTTAACTTTTACTTTCAGttactattttttctttctttccttatttttaagGCTAGTCCAAACATTTGTATCAAAGCTGGCTTCTGACAAAAGATTGGGTTTTCAAGTAATAAAAAATTGTGCtaagtgtctgctttctgtggacaatttttgacttttcattgagGAAATAAAATTTCCTCTCTCCCTCATACTCTCAAAACAATTAAACATTTCCACAGGGAAACAATTCCATCCAAGTTtgctcttttttaatttttttgtctaaaattttctctcttccactttctttcctcttctctactCTTCCGTTTTTctacttttcttttctcctgttaATCTAACACATTGTTCCCTATTCCCACCATCTTCCCTCTGCCCCAACATAGATAGCTCCTATGTAACCAAGCAGAACCAAACCACCGTGACTGAATTCATCTTCATGGGCTTCCTCTACCCCCATCATCTGGAAATGCCTCATTGCTGTTGGCTTCCTGGCCTCTTACCTGCTGATCTTATCTGGCAATATCATGATCATCACCATCATCCTCTTAGAGCGTCACCTTTACAGCCCCATAAACTTCTTCCTCTGAAAACTctgaatgttctctgtgtgtgtatataaatctctcctctgttttttccaccaaatgcatccgatgaagtgagctgtagctcacaaaagcttatgctctaataaatttgaacttttaatctatctatctatctatctatctatctatctatctatctagttgtgacattctataccttgggtgAACACCCAGCGCCCCCacgttcatccttataatatgattgtgtgggtatctaatgcaaagtttgtcatgtcgggtgtcttcagaaggctcatgatgtactgagcattgttgttatcaTAATGTTATAATAATGtcatagtaatgttataggttgtaatttcatgtatatagttatgaggctgagaatgtgtcctcatggcttaaaccAAGCCCAGGTAAAAACTCTCCAGAatcagaggggcagttcacacctcatcagtgcatgtatgggacaaacccagcccagcttcacagGGACAAAGGACACTGGTCTAGGCAACagcaaaggatctgttggactctcgagtgagacacctcccttcctttggtcagttttgGACTGTGAtggaggtaatgctcacctgactctgaagggggggggagggcaaatccaagagggaagaaagaacatgataaaagggagagacgtttgccatgctcttcctctctcttccatctccatctacagacatcaccaccaagctactgaagcgctgatcaaaggggagactCTAACTGAAGAGCAACCAACCAGTGTGTGGTGAGAAGTAGCCAAGTTTTTTAGGGCATTGAAAGTGtaaagatcagcttagaatgtgttttgctttttatttcatttgaccaaatctgacttgttatgctttgacttataatcttgtaaaatctatctttcataattaataaatgtgtttgtttattctacctgaagcagtgcatttggtttgaagcatgtcagagactccccttgggataacaagcctagtacatatcaatttttttgttaaattgatgaattcatataagcttgcagcgccCAGCGGGCAGAACTGGACaatgcaagacagaggttcctagggttgtgtctggggctGGAGATAttagctagtgtcattcagttgcaagtagctgggagtgGCTTACATGCCAggggctgtgcgtgaacagcccaggagtgtgtgtgtggggtggggggttctcacagcagagcagggtaaggctggctcccagagtcaaggattggagtgacctagcagatcaccggtccagataacaccagagggaaaCATCACACTATTAtattactttttctttcttcctgtctCTCTACATGGTTACCAGtggcctgatacaaagcccactgaatcCTATGCAAGGATTGCCACTGAGTTGGATAAAGGCAGTGGAGAGCAGTGTGTCCTCGTGGAAGGGATGCGAGGCCTGCTCTGTGAGCTTGGTTATGTCAGGTCACCTCTTTatgccttagttttcccattggtaaaatagggatgatgtcTCCTACCTCTTTTGGAATGTACTTTGTGAGATTAGATGAAAGACACTCTATAAATTCCAGGTATTAATATACAAGTTTCATCACCAATGTATCTGAGTGACTCATAttctgtaaaaacaatgaggagtccggtggcaccttaaagactaacagatttatttgggcataagctttcatgggtaaaaaaacccacttcttcagatgcatggagtggaaattacagatacaggcataaatatactggcacatgaagagaagggttctccttacaagtggagaaccagtgctgacaaggccaattcagtcagggtgaatGTGGTCCACACCCAATAACTGATGAGAAaatgtcaataccaagagagggaaaattgcttttgtagtgagccagccactcccagtccctattcaagctcaaattaatggtgttaagtttgcaaatgaattgtagctctgcagtttctatttgaagtctgtttttgaagtttttttgttgaaggatggctacttttaaatctcttattgaatgtccagggagattgaagtgttctccttctggcttttgtatgttaccattcctgatgttggatttgtgtccatttattttttacatagagactgtccagtttggccaatgtacatggcagaggggcattgctggcacatgatggcatatatcacattagtagatgtgcagatgaatgagcccctgatggtgtggctgatgtggttgggtcctttgatggtgtcgctagagtagatatggggacagagaaggcaacggggtttgttacagggattggttcctgggttagtgtttctgtggtgtggtgtgtagttgctggtgagtatttgtttcaggttggggggctatctgtaagtgaggattggcctgcctctcaagatctgtgagagtgagggaccgTTTTctgggataggttgtagatcgctgatgatgtgctcaacaggttttagctgggggctgtatgtgatggccagtggtgttctattattttccttgttgggcctcttctgtagtaagtgacttctagGTACCATcttgctctgtcagtctgtttcctcacttccccaggtgggtactgtagttttaagaatgcttgataaagatcttgcagctgtttgtctctgtctgagggactggagcaaatgtggttgtatcttagggcttggctgtagacaatggatcgtgtgatgtgtcctggatggaagctagagacatgtaggtaagtatagtggtcagtagatttccaatatagggtggtgtttatgtgaccttcacttatttgcactatagtgtccaggaagtagatctcttgtgcggactggtccaggctgaggttgatggtggggtggaaattgttgaaatcatggtggaattctttaaaggcctccttcctgtgggtccatatgatgaagatgtcaacaatatagcacaagtagaggagggatgctaggggatgagagctgaggaagcgttgttctaagtcagccttaaaaatgttggcatactgtggggccatgtgggtacccacagcagtgctgctgacttgaaggtataagttgtccccaaatctgaaatggctgtgggtgaggacaaagtcacaaagtcactcagccaccaggtgtgccgtggcctcatcagggatactgttcctgacggtttgtagtccatccttgtgtggaatattggtgtaaagagcttctacatccatggtggccaggatggtgtttttaggaagatcaccaatgcattgtagtttcctcaggaagtcagtggtgtctcgaagacagctaggagtgctggtagcatagggtctgaggagagagtacaaatatccagataatcctgctgtaagagtatAAATCCCTGAGataatggggcatccaggatttccagatttatggatcttgggtagcagatagaatacctctggttggggctctaggggtttgtctgtgtagatttgttcctgtgcctgtagcagggagtttcttgagcagatggtgtagtttcttttggtaaccctcagtgggattggAGTATAGTGGCCTTTAGAATGTGGtattggagagttgcctggcagcttcgtgttcataatctgacctgttcatgatgactacagcacctcctttgtcagcccctttgattataatgtaagagttgtttttgaggctgtggatggcgttgagTTCTATTCAGCTGAgcttatggggcaagtgatgctgtttctTCACAATTTCAGGCTGTGCATatctgtggaagcactctgtgtagaagtccagtctgtcatttcaacTATCAGGAGAATTCCATGAAGAAtttttcttcttgtagtgttggtaggagggttcctgtgggtcagtgcgctgttcagtggtgtgttgaaaatattccttgagtcggagatggtgaaagtaggcttccagatcactgcagaactgtatcTTGTGTGGgaatggtggggcagaaagagagtccctgagataggacagactcttctatCGGGCTAAGTgtgtagttggatagattaacaatattgttgggtgagttaagggtaccactcttgtagccccctgtggcacataggagtttagatagtttactggtttcagagtagcagccgtgttagtctgtattcgcaaaaagaaaaggagtacttgtggcaccttagagactaacaattttattagagcacaagctttcgtgagctacagctcacttcatcggatgctagtttactgtcctttttcctctgtagagaagtaagttgtgcattgtaaatggcttgtctcgtttttgtaaagtccagccatgtggaagtttgtgtggaaggttggactccttgttgttggactccttgttgtttttgtggatacagactaacactgctacctcTCTGACACTTGGCATCTTATTCTGTAATGACTTTATCCCCCCAAAAATCTCTCAGGTACATTAATGTTTTCAAGTGGAACAATTGCATATCATATAACAAGATTACTCTTAAAATGTTATAACCATTTCTTGGCAGGAACACGATTGAATGTTGAAGCATGGAGAGAAGAAATCAAACTGTGTTGGAGGAGTTCATCATCCTGGGATTTTCCAGCCTCCGGGAGATGCGACTCTCACTCTTCAGTGGGTTTTTGTTTACTTACCTCCTTACCCTATTTGGGAACACCTGCATCATCATCCATGTTTTGGTGGACCAGAGACTCCACACTCCCATGTATTTCTTTCTTGGGAACCTGTCCTTTCGGGACCTCTGttctaccaccaccaccatcccctAGATGCTGGTTCATCTCCTCTCTGAGAGGAGCAACATCTCCTACAAGGGCTGTGTGCTGCAACTTtacttcttcttctccttcatgGGCAccgagtgcctcctgctggcagcCATGGCCTTTGACAGCTATGTTGCCATCTGTAACCTGCTGTGTTACACGCTGATTGTCAACAAAAGCATTTGCCTCCAGCTGGCAGCTGCCTCCTGGATAAGTGGCTTCCTTAACTGTGCAATACACACAGTCTTCACCTTCTGGTTACCCTTCTGTGGAGACAACCGTATTGATTACTTCTACTGTGTTATCCTGCCACTGCTGGAGCTGTCATGTGAGGACACCTCTCTCAACAAACTCCTGTTGCTCTGCATTGGCATCTTCATAGCCTGGACCCCCTTTGCCTGCATTCTTCTATCATACACTTATATCATCTCAACCATACTCAACTATACTGAAGATGCCTTCTtccaaggggaagaggaaggcatACTCCACCTGTTCGTGATGTTGACAATGTCTGTTTTAACTCTTACAAAGCTTAAAGTTTTTGCAATCAATGTCTAGTGTCAATAAATAGTTATTTTCTGACCTGCCCTGTAGTCGAACCCTCCTGTAATTTCCTGTAACtgggaaaatttaaatagataaaaatcagAAGAGAAATCTGGCAGCTTGCACTTGTCTGTACCCAACGGTCCCGCACGGCTCCCGCACTCGGGGACTTCTGAGGTGCATAAATCGGCCCTAGCTCAGTTCCGAAGAAGAATTTGGGGGCAGCGGCACATAATTTCCAGTGTGTTCATTTGGCCatgacactgggggggggggaggggatatcTCAAAGTTTGAGCAAAAGAGCAACATTTGTTTAATCTCCACTGCTGGGATGTTGGGGAAGTAGGTGCCCAACTCAGGCTCTATGCCGTCAGGGTCTTGGCTTTCTCATGGTTTCAGGGCTGGCGAAAGCTCCCGCTCATGCCCCGGTCTCACTGAGTGCACCCCTGCAAGTCTCAGGCTTTGTGCCTCCCGCTGCAGGGAGCGGAACCCTGCGGTTCTCCCACGCTGAAACCGGGCTGCGGAACATTGTGTGTTGGCTGCGCTCGCCCCCCGGCTCTGACTGCTTGTCTCCCCTCCAGGAGCTGCGGCCCCCAGCGACGCATGCAGCGACCACATTTCTCAAGACAAAGTACCCGGTCATCCGCACGGTGGGAGCAAAGCGGAGAACGCAGCCGCGGTGcccaagcagagctgggggcgctCCAGGGCTCGGGGCTGTAGCCTCGGGGACCGCCCAGGGGCTGAAACCGGCGCTCCCCTCATAGCTAAAGACCCCGGCACCGGCGCCACCTGCGGGGCTGGCACcgggagggagctgcagggctgaagaCCTGAGCCCCAGCGCTCCCCCCTCCCCGGAGCCCGCCCCCTGTGGCTggagcccgccccgcccccgcccgctaAAGCCCCGAGGCAGTCAAGTATTTGCTGGTGTGTGTCTCtgcctgtgtgtgtctctgtgagtgtgtgtgtctgtctgtgtgtgtctccgtgcatgtgtgtgtctgtctgtgcgtgtctctgtgcatgtgtgtctgtctgtgtgtgtctctctgtgcatgtgtgtctctctgtgcatgtctctctgtgcatgtgtgtctctgcctgtgtgtgtctgtctgtgcgtgtgtgtgtctgtgtgtgtctctgtgcgtgtgtgtgtctgtctgtgcgtgtctctctgtgcgtgtgtgtctctgcctgtgtgtgtctctgtgcgtgtgtgtgtctgtctgtgcgtgtctctctgtgcgtgtgtgtgtctgtctgtgcgtgtctctgtgcgtgtgtctgtctgtgcgtgtgtgtgtctgtctgtgtgtgtctctgtgcgtgtatgtgtctgtgtgtgtgtgtctctctgtgcgtgtgtgtgtctgtctgtgcatgtctctgtgcgtgtatgtgtctctgtgcatgtgtgtgtctgtctgcgtgtctctct containing:
- the LOC119842324 gene encoding LOW QUALITY PROTEIN: olfactory receptor 5V1-like (The sequence of the model RefSeq protein was modified relative to this genomic sequence to represent the inferred CDS: deleted 1 base in 1 codon; substituted 1 base at 1 genomic stop codon) is translated as MERRNQTVLEEFIILGFSSLREMRLSLFSGFLFTYLLTLFGNTCIIIHVLVDQRLHTPMYFFLGNLSFRDLCSTTTTIPXMLVHLLSERSNISYKGCVLQLYFFFSFMGTECLLLAAMAFDSYVAICNLLCYTLIVNKSICLQLAAASWISGFLNCAIHTVFTFWLPFCGDNRIDYFYCVILPLLELSCEDTSLNKLLLLCIGIFIAWTPFACILLSYTYIIQPYSTILKMPSSKGKRKAYSTCS